TTTAATTGTAGCCATGCTTATGCCGTCCGACCTGCTGAATGTTTAATACTTTGTTGGTTTAGCGGCAGTTTGGTGAGTGTTCGGATTCTTCTCATGACGAGGAAATGGCACCTCGAGGCTCTGGGATGACCAGTACGAAGTTATCATCTTCACTGAAGATGTAAAtgaagagaatatatatatatatatatatatatatatatatttacaagttttttttattaatacgcTTGAAACATCCCTGAAATACAAAACTTTTCTAAGGCAGCCAATGGTCCATCTCCATGCCCGACTCCGGCTCGCTTGTCCTTTCTTGTTTTCAGTTTTCACTTCCAAATATGAGTAACAGCCGCCGCTTTTTCAAGTTCCAAATTTGAGGCACCCATAAGATGGTCAATGAGGCGTCAAAATGAGAGAAACCCAACGGTTGACTCTCAAGAACACAATCTCCCGCTTAATCAAAGAATTCAAGACCATGAGAGAGCTTAAGCAAATCAATGCCCATATCCTAACGTCTCCCAATCTACTCCCGAACGAGCGTCATTTTCTTCTGACTCGGCTCCTTTATTTTTGCGCCATTTCGGATTCAGGCTCTCTCAGCCATGCTACCGATGTTTTCCGACTCATAAAGAACCCAAATACCTCTGTCTATAACGTTATGATTAGAGCTTATGCCAGTAAAACCAATGGTGGTGATGATACAAATTCGTGCCCGTCCTTGATTCTATATAAGCAAATGCTTCATGGTGGCATTGCACCAGATTATCTCACTTTTCCGTTCCTCGTAAAAGAATGCACCAGGAGGCTTGATGGTGACACCGGTCAAAGCATTCATGCCCAAGCCATCAAGTTTGGACTCTATGATGACGTATTTGTTCAGAATTCTATGATAGGCTTGTATATGGCGTGTGGGTATTTGAGCTTTGCCTTGAAGTTGTTCGACAATATGTTAGATCGGGATGTTGTTTCTTGGAACTCGATGATTATTGGCTATTTGAGAAGTGGGGAACTGGACATGGCGTTGGATTTGTTCAggaggatgaagaagaggaataTTATTACTTGGAATTCGATGATAACAGGGTTTGTTCAAGGTGGTCGGCCGAAGGAGGCCTTGGGGTTTTTTCATGAAATGCagattatatatgatgttatgGTCCAACCGGACAAGATTACAATTGCTAGTGTTCTTTCAGCCTGCGCTTATCTGGGCGCCATTGATCAGGGAAAATGGGTGCATAGTTACTTGGGAAGAAGTGGCCTACAGTGTGATGTGGTAATTGGTACAGCGCTGGTTGACATGTATGGCAAATGTGGATGCGTAGAAAAAGCATATGAGGTCTTTAAGGATATGCCTAAAAAGGATACCTTGGCATGGACAGCGATGATATCAGTCTTTGCTCTTCATGGGTATGCTAAAGAGGCATTTAATCTTTTTGGAGAGATGGAAAACCTTAGGGCGAAGCCCAACCATGTGACTTTTGTTGGGCTACTGTCAGCTTGTGCGCACACTGGTCTAGTAGAGAAAGGTCGCTGGTGTTTTGACAGGATGAGACGTGTTTACTTAATTGAGCCACAGGTTTATCATTATGCTTGCATGGTTGATTTGCTTGGCCGTGCTGGGCTCTTTGAAGAGGCAGAATGCCTTATCAGAGGCATGCCACTGAAGCCAGATGTGTTTGTTTGGGGTGCATTACTAGGAGGTTGTCAAATGCATGGGAATGTGGAATTGGGACAAAGGGTGGCGCAATATTTAATTGATTTGGAACCTCTGAATTATTCTTTTTATGTGAACTTGTGCGATGTATATGCCAAAGCTAATAGATTTGATGACATAAAGAGAATCAGAGccttaatgaaagaaaaagggaTAATAAAGGAAGTCCCAGGCTGCAGCATGATTGAAGTTGAAGGGGTTGTTCATGAATTTTCAGTGAGAGGATCACCTGAAGTTGCACTGGAGGAAGTAGTATGGACCCTGGTTGGGTTTAGTAAGGTGATGAAGATAGAAGGTTATATGCTTGATCATGATGAGATATCATTGAATGATCGTGATGAGATATCATTGAAGGCAACAATGTTGCTATGatatgcaaatattttattctaaatcaaATGTGCTCACACTTGGGAAACCAGCATTCTGCTGTTTGAGGAGCACGTCAAAGTTATTCAGCAACCTCCAAGCACCACTACAAAAAGAAATTTCTTGTTCCAGGAAAATTATTGAGATATACTAAATATGGGCAGGCCCTTGACTCCATTCAAAGGCGGGAGATGCATGGAAACAAAAGTGATGAGATATGCATCACCCAAAGGTAATACCATTAATTTCTAGCTAAAACCATTGCATTACAAATTTACAGCTGCTCTCCATACTGCTAGCTAATACTAATAATTTATTTCTACCCGTAGAATGACACTTCTTGATTGGTCCAACTATTTTGACTCGAATTACCTGAATTTCACTTTGTTTTTCATGGCAATGAATGTGATTCATGTTGTCTCTTTAATAGTTGAACCATGATTCTTTTCAATTAATGCAATGACATTGCTTAATTTTCtattgctcttgttttgttgtggCAGTTCTTCATGTACCGAGATAATTTGTGTTCcttactaaaataaaaaatatttgtctGATATGTGTTATGGTTTTTGCTGGACATTTATTTTGCATctgactatataatatatatatatatatatatagttcacgACGGGTCAACTTTTATCCAATAGTCAGTTGTTTCGACATAATAACATGGATAAGCTGCAAGCTATCTGACAACCGAAAAGAACATTTGTTGTACGTGTggtacatacacatatagacagaTAGTAACGTCTTACTTTAAAATGATACTTTATATGAATTTCGTAAATTATATATGGAGTAAGAGCAGTACTGTaacaaaaactttaaaaatcaTGCATGCTAAATTCCCATATTtggcaaacaaaagaaaagttaaCGAACCAATTAAAaactcaaatatataataaaaacacaaatttgaattaatgatataaataccaaataatgataagaaatttttttaaaatatatatatatacatatatatatatattttttaaatatttttttttccagagtTTTATGCCCTTTACGGGCTTTACTGCCTCTGGAGTTTGCTCATTCATTGGAATGTGGCCAGATGCCCATATACCGTACGTAGTACTGTCCATCTCTCAGCCAACCTAATTATGTATTCGCTGGACGCTCCCACAATGCATGTGTCGTTCCCGTGCAGCGTCAACCTCACGGTCCATGCATGCTTTTATTATATtggcaaatgattttcttgatttttcatttttaatttttaattttttattttcagttacGTACATTCTTTTGGGGTATTATATTTAGAAGTAATTTTATATCTCAACTAGTTAATGGAATAGCTAGCCATTCAAAATGTGTCACCGAGCATTGACAATAAGCTAGTTATTactaaatctaaaataaaactttaacgTGATATTTTAGCTATAATATAGGCTTTTAAATAGATTAGTCTACATTAGACTATTTATCTTaaactttaaataataatataatattaataatatttgataagtttttttaatattttataaatatacttcatatattaattattaaaaaataaaattattaattattttttcctcaacctaattgttgcctagatgactaacacaagagggggggtgaattgagttgtattaaaaaaataacaattataaatcaaatatataatataaaatataaacaaaatatgaaataacaataaatataaagagtaagggtaagagagaagcaaactcagtatgttaacgaggttcggccccactgcctacgttttcgcctcaagctaccccttgaggattcccaaattcactattcaacctccttcaggtggagataaaaacctattacacctttgaacaacaccgctacaaaggatccgtgtagaacaccctctacacttgtaatcaccttacacgtggtgattcaactattccccgtgtagaatactttctacacgcacaagggttatacacaccctttttctaatacaaaagctgatagtgggtaagttatcagaaaacactcctcaatgagtgaaataagaacaatacagcgcaaactatatctctcaaaatgaataaggattaaggctcaatgcttagagaagagataatgaaagctttgaatgaatgttgtatgctcttgatattgtgaatgtgaagctctcaaatgatctatttataggcatataagacttcatattcaaatttaaaaagattcacatgtcaaagacaacatcattcactttttcaaaaaattcaaataaaaggttcttctttttcaataaaaattcaaacataatcttttactttttgtatatgacaaaaggagcacactttacttttcaaaaaattcaaataaaatcatctaccttttgtataagtctaaaaaagtatcaatcacttttgaaaatattcaaataaaacatgcacatgtgaaagatgacaatcaatcatctttaatattttcaaagttcaaccttttaatcaaggcatgcacatgtaaaagatgctaattaatcatctttcaaaattttcaaatttaattttcaaaaatattcatgcacatgtagaaaatgtattttaatgctttatgataaaatattaattttgagcattaatcctaatttcgaattttaagagatttataacattactctatgactttaatgtgaacttgtttccttcttgctcatgcttggttctttgatgtgcttgattccattgtgtggaccacttgagtttgaaattcatttattctttgaattcaattgttatcatcaaaattcatgtgtagatttataattatatgaaatttgaaaccttgggttcaacactaattattcaataaaaaataactgtAAGGTGGTGACAAAGAGGAAGAACCTGGAAGTGATAGAAGGATGGGAGAAAACATCACGatgaagaaaccaaaaaagattaaaaaaaaaaatagtatatgtTCCGAGGGGACAAATTGAGGGAAAGAGAAGTGTGAGGTAAATAAAcgataaaatacttttttgaTCAATGTACAGGAGCTCTCCAAACATGAAGAGAAGCTAAAATTTACTGTAACATAAATCTCAAACTTGAAAAGTTTAGCTAagctaatataaatattttttgaaatatttctctttaatttagACTTACATTGAACAATGGTGAAGCCATTGCCAATTCTATAAGCTAGTGTGACCGAGAATAATGAAAAgtagtattatttatttcaattttcaagtcAAATCTCATAGACATGAACGAGTTAGTCCTCACTTGTATCTCGGCCACCCTTTCTAGATAACTCCAATATTATTCTCTTCATGCAAtgtcaaataatttaaatttaaataaaaataataaataacttttcaATGTATTTGTGTCACTCCAAAATTAATTATTCGTTTTATGTTAACGTAAATAATTTAATCATGTCCTCGTTCAGCTACCCAACCCACATACATGAGGGCAACTATTTTAAAGGAATTGAtgtgaaattttcaaaatataataaaattaccttttttcaaaaaaaatattgaaacacgtactattatatttatttttaattttaaaataaaaaaattaaacaaagggGAGGTTGGCTAATTATGCTACAATTGTGTATAAGTCATAAGCCTGTGGCATTAATTGTCTATCAAAAATTCTATTCGTAACAGGCGTGGAAATCCCACGGCACCGAATTTGATGTGACAAAAtagaaacgacgtcgtttctgTTTTACCAGCCAATCTCCCTAATGCGTTTCAAACGAAAACAAGCAGTTCAAAATTCATTTTGGTCTTCATCTTCTCCATCCCACGAAGCCACCATGCCCTTGAAGTCTTTTCTTCGTCTTTCTCGAGAGAACtcatgaaaaaatttgaaagtaaAACAAAGCTTAAGATTAAAAATAGAGGAAATCGTAACGTTAGAGATTTGTACCTCGGTCCTCGAAGAGAAAGCATCTTTATAAAAACCAAAACTCttaaaaagagaggaagaaaaacctagaagaaaatttttttcctcCTGGATACATAGATATTACTCCTTTCTAAGCTCCTGGATCAACTGCACAAAGAAGAAAAGGTTGCAGGTCAATAAATGTAAcaattctcttttctttccaaaGACTCGGCCTTTTTTaggtctctctctttctcatccGGACTTCAAGCACGCTTTAAATTTAGTTCATGACCcacagatttaaaaaaataaaaaataaaaagcatcaGCCAAACATGAATTTACTAGTGTTTACTGGGGCAAGTATGATATAAATTATAGGTAAGAGTCCACGGCAAAACAACAAGATGTCCAAATGGCATTTTGACATTTGAGCGAGATTTTACACAGTCATCGTCACTACTGAGGGGAGTTGCAGCCTCAAAGACATTTTGGTTTCGATTTCGACCCACACAAGAAGGCGCTTTCTGCTTTCGATTTCCAATACCCATGATATGGCATAATGGATGCCACGGAGGTTTCCACCCACGGTTGCCCTTAAAAGAACTGTATCTTCATGGGTTGGGAGGGGGGGAGGGAGATGGAAGGCATGAACATTTTATCTGTCAGTCAGCTTCCAATTACAGCAAGCTTTGTGGTCTACCAGATAAACGATGTTCCTTGCTCGATACTCTCTAATATGCTATATGTAACAGAATATTGAGAGACTACAACAAAATTGACCTTTTACCAATTCTTTTCCCACAATATATgttcatgaaaaatatatacttgttGTTACAAATTGTATTAGTGGAAAAAAATACGTTCTTTTGCCACTAATTCATATCCCACGGTTTAAAAATTGTGGGTAAAATTGCTTCTTGCGATGACTTCGTGTAGtggaaaaaaattaacattttgtCACCAAACAGAGAagacggaaaaaaaaaatacatattttgcGGCGATTTCTTGTCGCTGCAAATAAGCAATTCAATATTTCATCTGCATCTTAAAGATCGAACGGttgaaattaaaagttaaaacctAATTTCCTCCCCCCAACCCAAAACCCGtgcagcctctctctctctctctctctctctctctctctctctctctctctctctctctcctgccaTCAGCTTCCCCACGCCTCCCCATTCGCACAACCACCTCCCCGGCTCCATAGATGGCCACCGTCGTCGCCATTGAGCACAACCACCTCACCGGACCTAGCCACCCTAggcctccctctccctctcttccttttctctctccccgaggcAACCCCAAACCGAACCCCCTCACCCTCACTCGGTCCCTTGCCATCGCGAGCCAACTCTGCCGCCAGCCACCAGATCTGCCTCCGTGAGCCACAATCGCCGCCTCTAGCCACGACGCCGCACCACCACGAGCAACCCACCTACACAGCAGCATCTCCTACACGCTTTCATTCACTGTCGAAGCCCTTAAGCATGGTAAAATCCTACCTTTATATCTTTAGTGCTTTATTTTTGAGTAAATGGATGTGTATAGTGTGGTGTTGATTGCTTAGATAGATTTATATTCGTGGACATGTAGTATTTTGATTATGTTGTTGTGGAAGTCAGAGGAGAAACAAATTTGGTTGtgataatattgttgttggattATGAAATTTTGGGTCTTGTGTTGTAGTTGTGAAGTTGTGCTAAGTGTTGGAAGCACGTGAGTCCACTTTTTTCAAGCCCTGTTTTTTGGTTTGAAAACCTCTATTAATCCTATTATGTGTTGAAATTTTCATGTTAAAGGACCTTCTGGTGGTCAGATTCATGATTTTGGTATTTGTCATGCCTTTTGAATTATGAATTCTGACTTGCTTGCTTTGTAATACTGGGGAATCTcttattgttattttgaaacCAGATTTTTCCTTCATGTTGTTGGGTTCCCTTTTGTTATTAATCCAGGGGCGTCTGAACTTAAACATGACCCTTTTATTGCTTGCTCACAAGACGGTTGTACTCGGTTTTAGGTTGATTTTAGCAGTACAATTTGTCTTGACAATTGCAGGTTCATGTACACTTCAAAATTGGTGTTACCATGGGTGTGATAACTTGCCTAGGCCATATTGTTGCCGATAGTGCACACAATTATTGTCTCTGTTGTGTATGCTTCTCAAATATTGCATATCCTtgtatcctagcccatattGCTGTCGATAGTGCACATAGTTATTGCACTCAGTTATTGTCTCTGTTGTGTATCATTCTCAATTATTGCATATCCTTGTATCCTAGGCCATATTGCTGCCGATAGTGCACACAGTTATTGCACTCAGTTATTGTCTATGTTTATGGGATCAATGATGACTAGCTtggtaattttacttttagatttCAATGTAGTTTTAGGATACATAAAttaagattattaaaaaaagggtTATGTCTACTTACAATTTGTATATGTTGAATAGGAATATTCACTTAATTCTTCTGCTTCTTCCTTTATATGTGATATCTAATAATTTAGGTGAATGTTGATTAGTAGGTGTGAaacaatatcatcatttttatttttattttttagcttttacaatttttttttccaaattctttTACCATTTGCCGCGAATATATCTCGCGGcaaatactcttttttttttttgtttttttcagcAAACATTTTTTTCCACTAAATGCTCTAGTGGGTAATATTAATACCCACAAGCACATTTCGTCAATAAAATATAGTATTTCTCACAAACCAACCTAATTTGATTAACATTTTTTCACGAAATTTGCTGGCTATCTCCGTTATCTATTTGGTAGAAAAATGTCACAATTTCCCACTAGTTCACAAattagtggaaaaaaatatCAAGTGTCACCAACTTTAAATCACTAATCTCCCACGGATAGATTTAGTGGAAAAAGAGCATTTCCCACTACGACTATAGTTTTTCCGACCACATATCCTTGCGGAAAAAACCAACAAATGTTGTAGTGAGATGAAGTAGAGAGCAGACTAAGAGAAGAGAAACTGTTGTATTCATTTACTTGATCGAGTTACAATTAAATGCTCTGTATTTATATAGAGTCAAATGTAACTAACATCAACTAACTTTATTGTAAACCAATGAAAACTATCCACGTATCTATTCTATACACTTTGAAttatatcaatctataatagtCCCTCTCAAGATGATGTGTATATGTTATGCACATTCATCTTGGACAATAAGGTATCAAATGGCTTAGAACCGAGAGGTTTAGTCATCAAGTCTGCAACTTGATGAACAGATCTAACATGAAGAATAGTTAATGATCCTTCTTGAATTTTCTCTCGAATAAAGTGACAGTCCAATTCGATATGTTTGGTGCGCTCATGGTAAACTGGGTTGGTTGCTATTTGAAGTGccgcttgattatcacaaaacaaCAATGTTGTTTGACTGTGTGACTGATGCAAATCATTAAGCAATGCTCGAATCCATGTTATCTCACAAACAGTAAAGGCCATTGACCTATACTCTGCCTCTGCTGATGATCTTGAAACCGTGTGttgcttctttgatttccaagatATTAATGAATCACCAATGAAAACACAATACCCATTAACCGATCTTCTAGTATCCAGACAACTAGCCCAATCTAAATCCGAAAAGgcttttatatgaatatttaaagaGTTGGGAAATAACAAATCTTGCCCAGGAACTGATTTTAAATACCTCAGAATTCTCATTACTGCTTGGAGATGTTGTGTTCGAGGATTATCCAAAAATTGGCTCAAATGGTGGATTGCAAATGTGATATCTGGTATGGTATGAGTAAGATAGATTAATCTTCCAATTAATCTTCTATAACCAGAAATGTCATCAACTACTTCACCCTCATCTTTTGACAATTTAGTATAAGTATCCATAGGAAATAACGCAGGTTTGGCAGCAAGTAAACCAAAATCTGCTAACAATTCTAAagtatattttctttgagataAAGAAATACTCTTTTATGATCTTGCAATTTCCATTCCAATAAAGAATTTGGCTGGACCCAAATCTTTCAGCTTGAACTTCATTGTTAAAGCTGCTTTGACAGTTTCAATGGCTTCTAAATCATTGCTAGCAAGTAagatatcatccacataaaatAGTAATGCCATAAATGAAGTTCCTTCCTTCTCAGTAAACAAGGAATAATCTGCTTTTGACTGTGAAAATCCAATATCAAACAAGGcagatttgaattttgaatttcattgcCTAGATGCTCTTTTAAAGCCATAAATGGATCTTTGCAATTTACATACCCTTGTGTCCCTCTTAGGTAGATAACCAGGAGGTGCTTTCAtgaaaacttcttcatttaagtCTCCATATAAAAAGGGATTATTGACATCCAAGTGAAAAATATGCCAATTATGTATAGCAGCCAGTGATAAAACACATGTAACAGTCACCATTTTTGCAATAGGtgagaaagttttaaaaaaatctaggcTCTTCTTTTGAGTGTACCCTTTGGCTACAAGCCTTACCTTATGCCTCTCAATAGAACCATCtaaattgtattttattttatatacccACTTGCAACCTATAGGTTTTTTATTTGGAGGAAGTGGTGTTAAAACCCAAGTGTTATTCGACTCTAATGTAGATAATTCTGCAGACATGGCTTCTCTCCAATGAATATGCCTAACAGCTTGGTGATAGAAAGTTGGttcaatttcaaaacaaattgcaacaaaaaaagcTTTATGAGATTGAGATAATTTGGAATATGAGATAACATAAAAAAATGCTAT
This is a stretch of genomic DNA from Carya illinoinensis cultivar Pawnee chromosome 3, C.illinoinensisPawnee_v1, whole genome shotgun sequence. It encodes these proteins:
- the LOC122303172 gene encoding pentatricopeptide repeat-containing protein At5g66520-like, with the protein product MRETQRLTLKNTISRLIKEFKTMRELKQINAHILTSPNLLPNERHFLLTRLLYFCAISDSGSLSHATDVFRLIKNPNTSVYNVMIRAYASKTNGGDDTNSCPSLILYKQMLHGGIAPDYLTFPFLVKECTRRLDGDTGQSIHAQAIKFGLYDDVFVQNSMIGLYMACGYLSFALKLFDNMLDRDVVSWNSMIIGYLRSGELDMALDLFRRMKKRNIITWNSMITGFVQGGRPKEALGFFHEMQIIYDVMVQPDKITIASVLSACAYLGAIDQGKWVHSYLGRSGLQCDVVIGTALVDMYGKCGCVEKAYEVFKDMPKKDTLAWTAMISVFALHGYAKEAFNLFGEMENLRAKPNHVTFVGLLSACAHTGLVEKGRWCFDRMRRVYLIEPQVYHYACMVDLLGRAGLFEEAECLIRGMPLKPDVFVWGALLGGCQMHGNVELGQRVAQYLIDLEPLNYSFYVNLCDVYAKANRFDDIKRIRALMKEKGIIKEVPGCSMIEVEGVVHEFSVRGSPEVALEEVVWTLVGFSKVMKIEGYMLDHDEISLNDRDEISLKATMLL